One genomic segment of Micromonospora sp. WMMC415 includes these proteins:
- the meaB gene encoding methylmalonyl Co-A mutase-associated GTPase MeaB: MTDAVDDAPAAATPVRRSRDVPMLVERARAGDPRAVARLITLVESGDEALPRIAAALAPYAGQAQVVGLTGSPGVGKSTTTNELVRALRARGHRVGVLAIDPSSPFTGGAILGDRVRMQDHATDPGVYIRSMSSRGHLGGLSAATPQAVRVLEGAGCDVVLVETVGVGQAEVEVASLADTTLVLLAPGMGDAIQAVKAGILEIADVFVVNKADRDGADATVRDIQGMIALGERGPGQWRPQVVRAVAARGEGIDDIAAAIDKHRGWLVEHGELRRRQEARAAAEIEAIALGALRDRIGSLRDGTELPALAAKVAEGSLDPYAAADQLLTQIAS, from the coding sequence GTGACTGACGCCGTCGACGACGCCCCGGCCGCGGCGACGCCGGTGCGCCGCAGCCGGGACGTACCCATGCTCGTCGAGCGGGCCCGCGCGGGTGACCCCCGCGCGGTGGCCCGGCTCATCACGCTGGTCGAGTCCGGCGACGAGGCGTTGCCGCGCATCGCGGCGGCGCTCGCGCCGTACGCCGGTCAGGCCCAGGTGGTCGGCCTGACCGGCTCGCCCGGCGTGGGCAAGTCCACGACCACGAACGAGCTGGTCCGGGCGCTGCGGGCGCGTGGCCACCGGGTCGGGGTGCTGGCCATCGACCCGTCCAGCCCGTTCACCGGCGGGGCGATCCTCGGCGACCGGGTCCGCATGCAGGACCACGCCACCGACCCCGGCGTCTACATCCGCTCGATGTCCAGCCGCGGTCACCTGGGCGGGCTTTCGGCGGCCACGCCGCAGGCGGTCCGGGTGCTGGAGGGCGCCGGCTGCGACGTGGTGCTGGTGGAGACCGTCGGCGTCGGGCAGGCCGAGGTGGAGGTCGCCTCGCTCGCGGACACCACGCTGGTGCTGCTCGCGCCCGGGATGGGCGACGCCATCCAGGCGGTGAAGGCCGGCATCCTGGAGATCGCCGACGTCTTCGTGGTCAACAAGGCCGACCGGGACGGCGCCGACGCCACGGTCCGCGACATCCAGGGCATGATCGCCCTGGGCGAGCGGGGGCCGGGGCAGTGGCGGCCGCAGGTGGTGCGGGCGGTCGCCGCGCGCGGCGAGGGGATCGACGACATCGCCGCCGCGATCGACAAGCACCGCGGCTGGCTGGTCGAGCACGGCGAGCTGCGCCGCCGGCAGGAGGCGCGGGCCGCCGCCGAGATCGAGGCGATCGCTCTCGGCGCGCTGCGCGACCGCATCGGCTCACTGCGCGACGGTACGGAGCTGCCGGCGCTCGCCGCCAAGGTGGCGGAGGGGTCCCTGGATCCGTACGCGGCGGCCGACCAGTTGCTGACCCAGATCGCCTCCTGA
- a CDS encoding methylmalonyl-CoA mutase: MNADEIAAGRARWQARYDAARKRDADFTTLSGMAVDPVYGPPEGVAWPGFERIGWPGEFPYTRGLHPTGYRGRAWTIRQFAGFGNARQTNERYKMILGAGGGGLSVAFDMPTLMGRDSDDPQSLGEVGHCGVAVDSAADMEVLFDGIDLAGVTTSMTISGPAVPVFCMYLVAAERQGADLSKLDGTLQTDIFKEYIAQKEWLFDPEPHLRLIGDLMEYCAREIPRYKPLSVSGYHIREAGSTAAQELAYTLADGFGYVELGLSRGLDVNVFAPGLSFFFDSHVDFFEEIAKFRAARRIWARWLRDVYGATSEKAQWLRFHTQTAGVSLTAQQPVNNVVRTAVEALAAVLGGTNSLHTNALDETLALPTDESAEIALRTQQVLMEETGVTNVADPLGGSWYVEALTDRIEAEAEEIFARIRQLGGDGPHQIGPMTSGILRGIEDGWFTGHIAESAFAYQQALEKGEKKIVGVNCHTSTVAKDLEILRISHEVELEQRRVLAERKATRDEAAVKTALDRMVAASRTDENMIPAMLDAVRAEATLGEICDALRAEWGVYREPARF; encoded by the coding sequence ATGAACGCCGACGAGATCGCCGCCGGACGGGCACGCTGGCAGGCCCGCTACGACGCCGCGCGCAAGCGGGACGCCGACTTCACCACCCTCTCCGGGATGGCCGTCGACCCGGTCTACGGGCCGCCGGAGGGAGTGGCCTGGCCGGGCTTCGAGCGGATCGGCTGGCCGGGCGAATTCCCGTACACCCGGGGGTTGCACCCGACCGGCTACCGCGGGCGGGCCTGGACGATCCGGCAGTTCGCCGGCTTCGGGAACGCGCGGCAGACCAACGAGCGCTACAAGATGATCCTGGGCGCGGGCGGCGGCGGCCTGTCCGTCGCGTTCGACATGCCCACCCTGATGGGCCGCGACTCCGACGACCCGCAGTCGCTCGGCGAGGTCGGGCACTGCGGCGTCGCCGTCGACAGCGCCGCCGACATGGAGGTGCTCTTCGACGGCATCGACCTGGCCGGCGTCACCACGAGCATGACCATCTCCGGGCCCGCCGTGCCGGTGTTCTGCATGTACCTGGTCGCCGCCGAGCGGCAGGGTGCCGACCTGTCGAAGCTGGACGGCACGCTCCAGACGGACATCTTCAAGGAGTACATCGCGCAGAAGGAGTGGCTCTTCGACCCCGAGCCGCACCTGCGCCTCATCGGCGACCTGATGGAGTACTGCGCCCGGGAGATCCCGCGCTACAAGCCGCTCTCCGTCTCCGGCTACCACATCCGCGAGGCCGGCTCGACCGCCGCGCAGGAGCTGGCGTACACCCTCGCCGACGGGTTCGGGTACGTCGAGCTGGGCCTTTCGCGCGGGCTGGACGTGAACGTCTTCGCGCCGGGCCTGAGCTTCTTCTTCGACTCCCACGTGGACTTCTTCGAGGAAATCGCCAAGTTCCGGGCGGCCCGCCGGATCTGGGCCCGCTGGCTGCGCGACGTCTACGGCGCCACCAGCGAGAAGGCTCAGTGGCTGCGGTTCCACACGCAGACGGCCGGCGTTTCGCTGACCGCCCAGCAGCCGGTCAACAACGTCGTCCGTACGGCCGTGGAGGCCCTCGCGGCGGTGCTCGGCGGCACCAACTCGCTGCACACCAACGCCCTCGACGAGACCCTCGCGCTGCCCACCGACGAGTCGGCCGAGATCGCCCTGCGTACCCAGCAGGTGCTGATGGAGGAGACCGGGGTGACCAACGTGGCCGACCCGCTCGGCGGGTCCTGGTACGTCGAGGCGCTCACCGACCGGATCGAGGCCGAGGCGGAGGAGATCTTCGCCCGGATCAGGCAGCTCGGCGGCGACGGGCCGCACCAGATCGGGCCGATGACGTCCGGCATCCTGCGCGGCATCGAGGACGGCTGGTTCACCGGGCACATCGCCGAGTCGGCCTTCGCGTACCAGCAGGCGCTGGAGAAGGGCGAGAAGAAGATCGTCGGGGTCAACTGCCACACCAGCACGGTCGCCAAGGACCTGGAGATCCTGCGCATCTCGCACGAGGTGGAGCTGGAGCAGCGCCGGGTGCTCGCCGAACGGAAGGCGACCCGGGACGAGGCGGCCGTCAAGACGGCGCTCGATCGGATGGTGGCGGCCAGCCGTACCGACGAGAACATGATCCCGGCGATGCTCGACGCGGTCCGCGCCGAGGCCACGTTGGGCGAGATCTGTGACGCCCTCCGCGCCGAATGGGGCGTCTACCGGGAGCCCGCGCGCTTCTGA
- a CDS encoding tetratricopeptide repeat protein encodes MSDPRITSSIFTRGAVDLSALRTPAPTPASAPVQSGPPAGAPGGAPASAVTVVDVTEATFQAEVLERSLSTPVVVDFWAEWCEPCKQLSPVLERLAVEGGGAWVLAKVDVDANPRLAQMFRVQGIPMVYAVVGGQPVDAFSGVVPEAQLRQWIQAILKAGGVAVAEPADPRLDEADDALMSGDLDAAERAYRKILAETPSDVAAEAGLAQVGLARRVAGANPQAALAAAAADPDDVGAQLLAADIEVLSGMAEQAYQRLVGLVRRTAGDDREKVRQHLVGLFTIAGPDDPAVASARRALASALF; translated from the coding sequence ATGAGCGACCCACGGATCACCTCGTCGATCTTCACCCGCGGCGCGGTCGACCTCAGCGCGCTGCGCACCCCCGCCCCCACCCCGGCCTCCGCGCCCGTCCAGTCCGGCCCACCGGCCGGCGCGCCCGGCGGCGCCCCCGCCAGCGCCGTCACAGTCGTCGACGTGACCGAGGCGACGTTCCAGGCCGAGGTCCTCGAACGGTCGCTCAGCACACCCGTCGTGGTCGACTTCTGGGCCGAGTGGTGCGAGCCCTGCAAGCAGCTCTCCCCGGTGCTGGAGCGGCTGGCCGTCGAGGGTGGCGGCGCCTGGGTGCTCGCCAAGGTCGACGTGGACGCCAACCCCCGGCTCGCGCAGATGTTCCGCGTGCAGGGCATCCCGATGGTGTACGCGGTCGTCGGCGGCCAGCCGGTCGACGCGTTCTCCGGAGTGGTGCCGGAGGCCCAGCTGCGGCAGTGGATCCAGGCGATCCTCAAGGCCGGCGGCGTGGCCGTGGCCGAGCCCGCCGACCCCCGGCTGGACGAGGCCGACGACGCGCTGATGAGCGGCGACCTCGACGCCGCCGAGCGCGCGTACCGGAAGATCCTCGCCGAGACCCCGTCGGACGTCGCGGCGGAGGCGGGGCTCGCCCAGGTCGGGCTGGCCCGCCGGGTCGCCGGCGCGAATCCGCAGGCGGCGCTCGCCGCCGCGGCCGCGGACCCCGACGACGTCGGCGCGCAGCTGCTGGCCGCCGACATCGAGGTGCTCAGCGGCATGGCCGAGCAGGCCTACCAGCGCCTCGTCGGCCTGGTCCGCCGCACCGCCGGTGACGACCGGGAGAAGGTTCGCCAGCACCTGGTGGGCCTCTTCACCATCGCCGGCCCCGACGACCCCGCGGTGGCCTCGGCCCGCCGGGCACTGGCCAGCGCCCTCTTCTGA
- a CDS encoding penicillin-binding transpeptidase domain-containing protein, whose translation MRLSYRRRHHPSRSSYALLTAALLVAGGLTACSGEDGPARSVDAFLKGWRSGDLQAVGFVDATGARVPAADVTREIKELSGELAATPPELRRTGEPTVTSGTATATVRVEWTLPGDTRWAYDRPVRLARGGDDEWQVIWEPQVVHEQLTRGDRLGLRRESGPRATVLDAAGQPLVAPRPVVRVSLVPQEVKDVPGVVRKLDAAFKAIRPALVPPVDLSDLPKRLAEAKPDARVEVVTLRDEAYRQIKPRIYELPGTRFPTDKLDLAPTREFARAALGTVDPAQADDLAKHPDRYARGDLVGHGGLQGRYDERLRGTPGLTVVVYRPGPEGTLTPTGTELFRREFRPGEPLKTTLDVATQKAADTALSAEKRRAALVAVRISDGAVLAAANGPGPAGENLAFTAQVPPGSTFKMVSALALLDRGAVTPDQPVECPKTREVDGRSFKNSDDFALGSVPFRTDFAKSCNTAFVALAPQLGADGLAVTGRALGLEATWDVGLDAFSGKVSANGGPTEQAAAAIGQGTTVVSPLAMASATAAVARGRFVQPKLVLDPAPAKPAADGPELKAESLTAVRAMMREVVTAGSGSALADVPGGPVHGKTGTAEYDDNPANTHAWFVGWQGDVAFAVFVERGGSGSGTAAPIAERFLRALPR comes from the coding sequence ATGCGCCTGTCGTACCGCCGCCGTCACCATCCGTCACGTTCTTCGTACGCGCTCCTCACCGCAGCCCTGCTCGTCGCCGGCGGGCTCACCGCCTGCTCGGGCGAGGACGGGCCGGCCCGCAGCGTGGACGCCTTCCTGAAGGGCTGGCGTTCCGGGGACCTCCAAGCCGTCGGCTTCGTCGACGCCACCGGCGCGCGGGTGCCGGCCGCCGACGTCACGCGGGAGATCAAGGAGCTCTCCGGTGAGCTGGCGGCCACCCCGCCGGAGCTGCGCCGTACCGGCGAGCCGACGGTCACGTCGGGCACCGCGACCGCCACCGTACGCGTCGAGTGGACGCTGCCCGGCGACACCCGCTGGGCGTACGACCGTCCGGTGCGGCTCGCCCGGGGCGGCGACGACGAGTGGCAGGTGATCTGGGAGCCGCAGGTCGTCCACGAGCAGCTCACCCGGGGCGACCGGCTGGGGCTGCGCCGGGAGTCCGGTCCCCGGGCGACGGTGCTGGACGCGGCCGGCCAGCCGCTGGTGGCGCCCCGGCCGGTGGTCCGGGTCTCCCTCGTGCCGCAGGAGGTGAAGGACGTACCCGGCGTGGTCCGGAAACTCGACGCGGCGTTCAAGGCGATCCGGCCGGCGCTCGTCCCGCCGGTGGACCTGTCCGACCTTCCGAAGCGCCTCGCCGAGGCCAAGCCCGACGCGCGGGTCGAGGTCGTCACGCTGCGCGACGAGGCGTACCGGCAGATCAAGCCCCGCATCTACGAGCTGCCCGGCACCCGCTTCCCGACCGACAAGCTGGACCTCGCGCCGACCCGCGAGTTCGCCCGCGCGGCGCTCGGCACGGTCGACCCGGCGCAGGCCGACGACCTGGCCAAACACCCCGACCGGTACGCGCGTGGCGACCTGGTGGGCCACGGCGGCCTCCAGGGCCGGTACGACGAGCGGCTGCGCGGCACCCCGGGCCTCACCGTCGTCGTCTACCGCCCCGGCCCGGAGGGCACCCTGACCCCCACCGGCACCGAACTGTTCCGCCGGGAGTTCCGCCCGGGCGAGCCCCTGAAGACCACGCTCGACGTCGCGACGCAGAAGGCCGCCGACACCGCGCTGAGCGCCGAGAAGCGACGCGCGGCCCTGGTGGCGGTCCGCATCAGCGACGGCGCCGTGCTCGCCGCCGCCAACGGCCCCGGCCCGGCCGGGGAGAACCTGGCCTTCACCGCCCAGGTCCCGCCCGGCTCCACCTTCAAGATGGTCAGCGCGCTGGCCCTGCTCGACCGGGGCGCGGTCACGCCGGACCAGCCGGTGGAGTGCCCCAAGACCCGCGAGGTCGACGGCCGGTCCTTCAAGAACTCGGACGACTTCGCGCTCGGATCGGTCCCGTTCCGCACCGACTTCGCGAAGTCCTGCAACACGGCCTTCGTGGCGCTGGCGCCGCAGCTCGGCGCCGACGGGCTCGCCGTCACCGGCCGCGCGCTGGGCCTGGAGGCCACCTGGGACGTCGGCCTGGACGCGTTCTCGGGCAAGGTCTCGGCGAACGGCGGCCCGACCGAGCAGGCCGCCGCGGCCATCGGCCAGGGCACCACGGTGGTGAGCCCGCTGGCCATGGCCTCCGCCACCGCGGCGGTCGCCCGCGGCCGGTTCGTCCAGCCGAAACTCGTGCTCGACCCGGCCCCGGCGAAGCCGGCCGCCGACGGGCCGGAGCTGAAGGCCGAGTCGCTGACCGCGGTACGGGCGATGATGCGCGAGGTGGTCACGGCCGGCAGCGGCAGTGCCCTGGCCGACGTGCCTGGCGGCCCGGTCCACGGCAAGACGGGCACCGCCGAGTACGACGACAACCCGGCGAACACGCACGCCTGGTTCGTGGGCTGGCAGGGCGACGTCGCCTTCGCGGTCTTCGTCGAGCGGGGCGGCTCCGGCAGCGGCACGGCGGCCCCCATCGCCGAGCGCTTCCTCCGCGCCCTCCCCCGCTGA
- a CDS encoding NAD-glutamate dehydrogenase — translation MDRRPATKPGPDLRQVDTSRDDNFDSATDSDGYGEVDTGVTGLTGSSVDTIYDLGLPADALAEDVEDAELDEPVPNAERLVAQAVALAGDDHDLATLVSRYWRFAPDEELIGFTAEEMIDAARTHRELAEQRVPGELKLRIHSPDTDQHHTVVEIVTDDMPFLVDSVTALLNSHHLDVHLLVHPLLVVRREPLGRLVEVAADVEPDDAIAGDLVESWMRIEIDPVRDAGERDTLRRELQRVLTDVREAVEDWPKMRQRALALADELAAARTSDNRPPVPEKDITDSVELLRWLAHDHFTFLGYREYRLVDAPGAGDGKALQAVLGTGLGILRSDSTEARALASMTPEAHEKVTEKRLLIITKANSRATVHRSAYLDYIGFKVFDEAGEVVGERRFLGLFSTAAYRTSVRELPVVRRKVAEVLDRSGLSQRSHSGKDLLQILETYPRDELFQIKTDDLYHAVIGVLRMAGRRQLRVFLRRDAYGRFISCLIYLPRDRFTTQNRLRMQDILLRELNGVGVDYTTRVTESMLARVHFIVRTDPTKPPGDIDADLLAEELADATRLWDDDYRLVLERKLGDEQAKHLFARYTDAFPEGYKDGHTPYEAMKDLAKLELLEEPGQLEMHLFRKQVAPRAGRGADVDESMDVRFKVYRYGEPMMLSAVLPVLHSLGVKVVDEHPYEVERVDGRIWLYDFGLRLPEGHHDLAEVRPHVENAFAAAWRGEAEVDGFNELVLRGGLTWRQVVVLRAYAKYLRQAGTVFSQDYMESTFIAYPRVAALLVRLFEVRFAPGAMGAEQRQQQSKELVSEIHAALDDVASLDQDRILRSFLTLMQATLRTSFYQKRADGRPKAYVAVKLDPQAIPDLPAPRPKFEIFVYSPRFEGVHLRFGPVARGGLRWSDRREDFRTEVLGLVKAQMVKNAVIVPVGAKGGFVLKQKPGDRDEAVVCYKEFVSALLDVTDNILSGEIVPPEDVVRHDGDDPYMVVAADKGTATFSDIANEISTAHTFWLGDAFASGGSAGYDHKKMGITARGAWESVKRHFRELGHDTQTQDFTAVGVGDMSGDVFGNGMLLSKHIRLVAAFDHRHIFLDPDPDAATSWEERKRLFDLPRSSWEDYNPELISAGGGVHPRTAKSVPITPQVRAVLGLDDDVTQMSPQELMKAILTAPVDLFWNGGIGTYVKASSQTNAEVGDKSNDAIRVNGKDLRCRVIGEGGNLGFTQHGRIEYALAGGRIYTDFIDNAAGVDCSDHEVNIKILLNTAVADGELTVAERDELLAQMTDEVADLVLRDNYDQARAINNAQAQAASLLPVHRRMISELERSGALDRALEALPPDEELAIRTESGLTAPEFAVLLAYVKIALEKEILTEGLPDEEWTTDVLVNYFPTPMRERFADRMGRHRLRRDIVTTLLVNEAINRGGISFVFRVVEETAASAADVIRAYVVVREVFGLRDLWAAVEALDDRIAPELQTGVYLDTRRLLDRAVRWLVTNRRSPIDVPAEIARLRDGVARLLPGMETLFYGSEREAIAAHIDSMAAKGLPRDLAEHAVRLMYSFGLLDVVETAASSGRDVGEVASVYFVLSDRFRVDSLLSKISLLPREDRWQTLARMALRYDLYAALAALTAEVLDSTPDTLPPHERVHQWEQSNATSIHRAQRAMGEFDESRADLAALSVLLRQIRTLVRTSAAS, via the coding sequence ATGGACCGGCGTCCGGCTACTAAACCGGGACCCGATCTCCGGCAGGTTGACACCAGCCGGGACGACAACTTCGATTCGGCAACCGATTCCGACGGCTACGGCGAGGTCGACACCGGCGTGACCGGTCTGACCGGTTCGAGCGTCGACACGATCTACGACCTGGGCCTGCCCGCCGACGCGCTGGCCGAGGACGTGGAGGACGCGGAACTCGACGAACCGGTACCCAACGCGGAGCGCCTGGTGGCCCAGGCGGTCGCGCTCGCCGGCGACGATCATGACCTGGCGACCCTGGTCAGCCGCTACTGGCGGTTCGCGCCGGACGAGGAGCTGATCGGCTTCACCGCCGAGGAGATGATCGACGCGGCCCGCACCCACCGGGAGTTGGCCGAGCAGCGGGTACCGGGCGAGCTGAAGTTGCGGATCCACTCACCCGACACCGACCAGCACCACACGGTCGTGGAGATCGTCACCGACGACATGCCGTTCCTGGTGGACTCGGTGACCGCCCTGCTCAACTCGCACCACCTCGACGTGCACCTGCTGGTCCACCCGCTGCTGGTGGTCCGGCGCGAGCCGCTCGGCCGGCTGGTCGAGGTGGCCGCCGACGTGGAGCCCGACGACGCGATCGCCGGTGACCTGGTCGAGAGCTGGATGCGGATCGAGATCGACCCGGTCCGGGACGCCGGCGAGCGGGACACGCTGCGCCGGGAGCTCCAGCGGGTGCTGACCGACGTGCGCGAGGCGGTGGAGGACTGGCCGAAGATGCGCCAGCGCGCCCTGGCCCTCGCCGACGAGCTGGCCGCCGCCCGCACCAGCGACAACCGACCGCCGGTGCCGGAGAAGGACATCACCGACTCGGTCGAGCTGCTGCGCTGGCTCGCCCACGACCACTTCACGTTCCTCGGGTACCGGGAGTACCGCCTGGTGGACGCGCCCGGCGCGGGCGACGGCAAGGCGTTGCAGGCCGTCCTCGGCACCGGCCTCGGCATCCTGCGCTCGGACTCCACGGAGGCCCGGGCGCTGGCGTCGATGACGCCGGAGGCGCACGAGAAGGTCACCGAGAAGCGCCTGCTGATCATCACCAAGGCGAACTCGCGGGCCACCGTGCACCGCTCCGCGTACCTCGACTACATCGGCTTCAAGGTGTTCGACGAGGCCGGCGAGGTGGTCGGAGAGCGCCGCTTCCTCGGCCTGTTCTCCACCGCCGCGTACCGCACCAGCGTGCGTGAGCTGCCGGTGGTCCGGCGCAAGGTGGCGGAGGTGCTCGACCGGTCCGGCCTGAGCCAGCGCAGCCACTCCGGCAAGGACCTGCTCCAGATCCTGGAGACCTACCCGCGCGACGAGCTGTTCCAGATCAAGACCGACGACCTGTACCACGCGGTGATCGGTGTGCTGCGCATGGCCGGTCGTCGGCAGCTGCGGGTGTTCCTGCGGCGGGACGCGTACGGCCGGTTCATCTCCTGCCTGATCTACCTGCCCCGGGACCGGTTCACCACGCAGAACCGCCTCCGCATGCAGGACATCCTGCTGCGGGAGCTGAACGGTGTCGGGGTGGACTACACCACCCGGGTCACCGAGTCGATGCTCGCCCGGGTGCACTTCATCGTCCGCACCGACCCGACCAAGCCGCCGGGTGACATCGACGCCGACCTGCTCGCCGAGGAGCTGGCCGACGCCACCCGCCTCTGGGACGACGACTACCGGCTGGTACTGGAGCGCAAGCTCGGCGACGAGCAGGCCAAGCACCTGTTCGCCCGGTACACCGACGCCTTCCCCGAGGGCTACAAGGACGGGCACACGCCGTACGAGGCGATGAAGGACCTGGCGAAGCTGGAGCTGCTGGAGGAGCCCGGCCAGCTGGAGATGCACCTGTTCCGCAAGCAGGTGGCGCCGCGCGCCGGCCGTGGCGCGGACGTCGACGAGTCGATGGACGTGCGGTTCAAGGTCTACCGGTACGGCGAGCCGATGATGCTGTCGGCGGTGCTCCCGGTGCTGCACTCGCTCGGCGTGAAGGTGGTCGACGAGCACCCGTACGAGGTGGAGCGCGTCGACGGCCGGATCTGGCTGTACGACTTCGGCCTGCGACTGCCCGAGGGGCACCACGACCTGGCCGAGGTGCGCCCGCACGTGGAGAACGCGTTCGCGGCGGCCTGGCGCGGCGAGGCCGAGGTGGACGGGTTCAACGAGCTGGTCCTGCGCGGCGGCCTCACCTGGCGGCAGGTGGTCGTGCTGCGGGCGTACGCGAAGTACCTGCGGCAGGCCGGCACGGTCTTCTCGCAGGACTACATGGAGTCCACCTTCATCGCGTACCCGCGGGTCGCGGCCCTGCTGGTGCGGCTCTTCGAGGTCCGGTTCGCGCCGGGGGCGATGGGTGCCGAGCAGCGCCAGCAGCAGAGCAAGGAGCTGGTGAGCGAGATCCACGCCGCGCTCGACGACGTGGCCAGCCTCGACCAGGACCGGATCCTCCGGTCGTTCCTGACGCTGATGCAGGCCACGCTGCGGACCAGCTTCTACCAGAAGCGCGCCGACGGGCGGCCGAAGGCGTACGTGGCGGTGAAGCTCGACCCGCAGGCGATCCCGGACCTGCCGGCACCCCGGCCCAAGTTCGAGATCTTCGTGTACTCGCCCCGCTTCGAGGGCGTGCACCTGCGCTTCGGGCCGGTGGCCCGTGGCGGTCTGCGCTGGTCCGACCGGCGCGAGGACTTCCGGACCGAGGTGCTCGGCCTGGTCAAGGCGCAGATGGTGAAGAACGCGGTGATCGTGCCGGTCGGCGCGAAGGGCGGCTTCGTGCTCAAGCAGAAGCCGGGCGACCGGGACGAGGCGGTGGTCTGCTACAAGGAGTTCGTCTCCGCGCTGCTGGACGTCACCGACAACATCCTCAGCGGCGAGATCGTGCCGCCGGAGGACGTGGTCCGGCACGACGGCGACGACCCGTACATGGTGGTCGCCGCCGACAAGGGCACGGCGACGTTCTCCGACATCGCCAACGAGATCTCCACCGCGCACACCTTCTGGCTGGGCGACGCGTTCGCCTCCGGCGGGTCCGCCGGCTACGACCACAAGAAGATGGGCATCACCGCCCGCGGCGCGTGGGAGTCGGTGAAGCGGCACTTCCGTGAGCTGGGGCACGACACCCAGACGCAGGACTTCACCGCCGTCGGCGTCGGCGACATGTCCGGCGACGTGTTCGGTAACGGGATGCTGCTGTCGAAGCACATCCGGCTGGTGGCCGCGTTCGACCACCGGCACATCTTCCTCGACCCGGATCCGGACGCCGCCACCTCCTGGGAGGAGCGCAAGCGGCTGTTCGACCTGCCCCGGTCGTCCTGGGAGGACTACAACCCCGAGCTGATCTCGGCGGGCGGCGGGGTGCACCCGCGTACGGCCAAGTCCGTGCCGATCACGCCGCAGGTCCGGGCGGTGCTCGGCCTCGACGACGACGTCACCCAGATGTCGCCGCAGGAGCTGATGAAGGCGATCCTGACCGCGCCGGTCGACCTGTTCTGGAACGGCGGCATCGGCACCTACGTGAAGGCGTCCAGCCAGACCAACGCGGAGGTGGGCGACAAGTCCAACGACGCGATCCGGGTCAACGGCAAGGACCTGCGCTGCCGGGTGATCGGCGAGGGCGGCAACCTGGGCTTCACCCAGCACGGGCGGATCGAGTACGCCCTGGCGGGCGGCCGGATCTACACCGACTTCATCGACAACGCGGCCGGGGTGGACTGCTCCGACCACGAGGTGAACATCAAGATCCTGCTGAACACGGCGGTCGCCGACGGGGAGCTGACCGTCGCCGAGCGGGACGAGCTGCTCGCCCAGATGACCGACGAGGTCGCCGACCTGGTGCTGCGGGACAACTACGACCAGGCCCGGGCGATCAACAACGCCCAGGCCCAGGCCGCGTCCCTGCTCCCGGTGCACCGGCGGATGATCAGCGAGCTGGAGCGGTCCGGGGCGCTGGACCGCGCGCTGGAGGCCCTGCCGCCGGACGAGGAACTCGCGATCCGGACCGAGTCGGGCCTGACCGCGCCGGAGTTCGCGGTGCTGCTCGCGTACGTGAAGATCGCGCTGGAGAAGGAGATCCTGACCGAGGGGCTCCCGGACGAGGAGTGGACGACCGACGTCCTGGTCAACTACTTCCCCACCCCGATGCGGGAGCGGTTCGCCGACCGGATGGGCCGGCACCGGCTGCGCCGGGACATCGTCACGACGTTGCTGGTCAACGAGGCGATCAACCGGGGCGGCATCTCGTTCGTCTTCCGGGTCGTCGAGGAGACCGCCGCCAGCGCCGCCGACGTGATCCGCGCGTACGTCGTGGTCCGCGAGGTGTTCGGGCTGCGTGACCTGTGGGCCGCGGTGGAGGCCCTCGACGACAGGATCGCCCCCGAGCTCCAGACGGGTGTCTACCTGGACACCCGGCGGCTGCTCGACCGGGCGGTGCGGTGGCTGGTGACCAACCGCCGGTCGCCGATCGACGTGCCGGCGGAGATCGCCCGTCTGCGCGACGGGGTGGCCCGCCTCCTGCCCGGGATGGAGACCCTCTTCTACGGCAGCGAGCGGGAGGCCATCGCGGCGCACATCGACTCGATGGCCGCCAAGGGCCTGCCGCGGGACCTCGCCGAGCACGCCGTCCGGCTGATGTACAGCTTCGGCCTGCTCGACGTGGTGGAGACGGCGGCGAGCAGTGGCCGGGACGTGGGCGAGGTGGCGTCGGTCTACTTCGTGCTCTCCGACCGGTTCCGGGTGGACTCGCTGCTGTCGAAGATCTCCCTGCTGCCGAGGGAGGACCGCTGGCAGACCCTCGCGCGGATGGCGTTGCGCTACGACCTGTACGCGGCGCTGGCCGCGCTCACCGCCGAGGTGCTGGACTCCACGCCGGACACCCTGCCGCCGCACGAGAGGGTGCACCAGTGGGAGCAGTCGAACGCGACCTCCATCCACCGGGCACAACGGGCGATGGGGGAGTTCGACGAATCCCGCGCCGACCTGGCGGCCCTGTCGGTGCTGCTGCGCCAGATCCGGACGCTGGTGCGAACCTCCGCGGCCTCGTGA